The Methanoculleus marisnigri JR1 genome window below encodes:
- a CDS encoding PAS domain S-box protein, with translation MHECTPAHDDILVLSGILDAFDEGLLIVGPDDRVACINRHLQHLLDIIRDVPVGTDADRLLRALIPRICGESGRTEIAAFLSGRSSAADFLCAMRLPGGGEGRFRCSCRAVHEGRLRGSRLVRFSPEPSCDGIAPGKDRDSGVDAAKRRRIEEILRESEDRYRFLVENLNEGIALIDREGIVVFANQKMADLLGCPVARIIGAPVYVFVDEECAGDVREFLQHLGRNVREVFEFELVRRDGTCIHTLIATTPIIDTGGTCRGFLAGVQDITPLKQMEANLRESEEKYRSLVELSAEATLIHRDGRIIFVNPAGLKLLGASRPEEVIGKAILDIVHPDARDTIEAFSVRDLQGEETPLIELLVVRLDGATVPIEGRGTRTIFEGRPAVQVVMRDVSHRKQAEEQLQARNRHLLLLNRIIGTSASTHLPGELLETALNQTLDLLGYDGGAIYRLDSGWGEATLQCWRNMPDTCLELAETVFGVSFADTIAAGLPCYLEQDRGPNTPGSRLLRELGFAALACIPLVVESDVVGALLIGSRERGFFSHDERALLEAVGREIGAGIVRGMLYRRLEVANREANLYLDILTHDIRNADNVANIYADLLIDELEGEPARHARKLKDGIRKSIEITANVATLRKIQEVRNGLARQNLHDVIREEIAHFPDLCIRYCGQPVEVFADDLLPEVFTNLIGNAAKHGGPGVEVTVAVDDLDEEGVVVTVADTGPGVPDEAKEAIFFRFEREGGRRGSQGLGLSICRMLAARYGGRIWVEDRVPGRPGEGAAFRFSLRKAGHGGCA, from the coding sequence ATGCATGAATGCACACCCGCACATGACGACATCCTCGTGCTCTCCGGCATCCTGGATGCGTTCGACGAGGGGCTGCTTATAGTCGGCCCCGACGACCGGGTGGCCTGCATCAACAGGCACCTGCAGCACCTGCTCGATATCATCCGTGACGTGCCCGTTGGAACCGACGCTGACCGCTTGCTCCGGGCCCTGATACCCCGGATCTGCGGGGAGTCGGGGAGAACCGAGATCGCCGCGTTTCTCTCCGGCCGCTCCTCGGCCGCCGATTTCCTGTGCGCGATGCGGTTGCCCGGCGGCGGCGAGGGGCGGTTCCGCTGCTCATGCCGGGCCGTGCATGAAGGCCGGCTTCGCGGCAGTCGGCTCGTCCGCTTTTCTCCCGAACCTTCCTGCGACGGGATCGCCCCGGGCAAGGACCGCGATTCGGGTGTGGATGCTGCTAAACGGAGGCGGATAGAGGAGATCCTGCGGGAGAGCGAGGACCGGTACCGGTTCCTCGTCGAGAACCTCAACGAGGGTATCGCGCTGATAGACAGAGAGGGCATCGTGGTCTTTGCCAACCAGAAGATGGCCGATCTCCTCGGCTGCCCGGTCGCCAGGATCATCGGAGCGCCGGTATATGTGTTCGTCGACGAAGAGTGTGCCGGAGACGTGAGGGAATTTCTGCAGCACCTGGGTCGGAACGTGCGCGAGGTCTTCGAGTTCGAACTGGTCAGAAGAGACGGTACCTGTATTCATACGCTGATAGCGACCACCCCGATCATCGACACCGGCGGCACCTGCCGGGGATTCCTTGCCGGAGTCCAGGACATCACCCCCTTAAAGCAGATGGAGGCAAACCTCCGCGAGAGCGAGGAGAAGTATCGATCTCTCGTCGAACTCTCCGCCGAGGCGACCCTGATCCACCGCGACGGGAGGATCATATTCGTCAACCCCGCCGGTCTGAAACTGCTCGGGGCTTCACGCCCCGAGGAGGTCATCGGGAAGGCTATCCTCGATATCGTCCACCCGGACGCCCGGGATACCATCGAGGCCTTCTCCGTGCGGGATCTCCAGGGAGAGGAGACGCCGCTCATCGAGCTGCTGGTCGTCAGGCTCGACGGGGCGACGGTTCCCATCGAGGGGAGGGGGACACGGACGATCTTTGAGGGGCGGCCCGCGGTTCAGGTCGTTATGCGGGACGTCAGCCACCGGAAACAGGCGGAGGAGCAACTGCAGGCGAGGAACCGGCATCTCCTGCTGCTCAACCGGATCATCGGCACATCTGCATCGACGCATCTGCCGGGAGAACTGCTGGAGACGGCGCTCAACCAGACACTCGACCTCCTCGGCTACGACGGCGGCGCGATCTACCGCCTCGATTCCGGGTGGGGAGAGGCCACTCTTCAGTGCTGGCGAAACATGCCGGATACGTGCCTGGAACTGGCAGAAACCGTTTTTGGGGTGTCGTTCGCCGATACCATCGCCGCCGGCCTTCCCTGCTACCTTGAACAGGACCGGGGTCCGAACACCCCGGGATCCCGCCTTCTCCGGGAGCTCGGGTTCGCCGCACTCGCCTGCATCCCGCTCGTCGTCGAGTCCGACGTCGTTGGGGCGCTCCTCATCGGGAGCAGGGAGCGGGGATTCTTCTCTCACGACGAGCGCGCGCTCCTTGAAGCGGTCGGACGTGAGATCGGCGCCGGCATCGTGCGGGGAATGCTCTACCGGAGGCTTGAGGTGGCGAACCGCGAGGCGAACCTCTACCTCGACATCCTCACTCACGATATCCGGAACGCAGACAACGTCGCAAACATCTATGCCGACCTCCTCATCGACGAGCTCGAGGGCGAGCCGGCGCGACATGCCCGGAAGTTGAAGGACGGGATCAGGAAGAGCATCGAGATCACCGCAAACGTCGCCACCCTCCGAAAGATCCAGGAAGTCCGGAACGGGCTTGCACGCCAAAACCTCCACGACGTGATCCGGGAGGAGATCGCCCACTTCCCCGACCTCTGCATCCGGTACTGCGGGCAGCCCGTAGAGGTCTTTGCCGACGATCTGCTTCCCGAGGTCTTCACGAACCTTATCGGCAACGCCGCAAAGCACGGCGGCCCGGGTGTCGAGGTCACGGTGGCGGTCGACGATCTGGACGAGGAGGGCGTCGTCGTCACCGTTGCCGACACCGGCCCGGGTGTTCCGGACGAGGCGAAGGAGGCGATCTTCTTCCGGTTCGAGCGGGAGGGCGGCAGGCGGGGGAGCCAGGGGCTCGGCCTCTCGATCTGCCGGATGCTTGCTGCCCGCTACGGTGGCAGGATCTGGGTCGAGGATCGCGTTCCGGGCCGCCCGGGGGAGGGCGCGGCGTTCCGGTTCTCCCTCAGGAAAGCCGGACACGGGGGATGTGCATAG